A single Nitrosospira multiformis ATCC 25196 DNA region contains:
- a CDS encoding NAD(P)/FAD-dependent oxidoreductase — MSTPPIVIIGSGIGGYTVAREFRKLDTTTPVLIISADHGGFYSKPMLSNALATGKTPASIVTASAEKMAEQLKLTIRPYSRVSAIDPSSKTITLQDGEKVSYSKLVLAMGADPIRLPLEGEGAKDILSVNDLEDYQRLRDALGGKKDVTILGAGLIGCEFANDLATAGYRVRVIDISVHPLGRLLPQAGGAFMQHRLEAAGVVFHLGATAEYVERIHESFRLTLASGETLQTEIVLSAVGLRPRIHLAQAAGLGVNRGIVVNRSLQTHNEHIYALGDCAEVEGRVLPFVMPIMHAARGLAPTLAETPTPIRYPAMPVLVKTPACPAVVSPPAAGAQGEWLVEEDESGVKALYKTAEGKLLGYALLGASTKEKNALAAELPAVME; from the coding sequence ATGAGCACACCACCAATCGTCATTATTGGCAGCGGCATTGGCGGCTACACGGTCGCCCGGGAATTCCGCAAGCTGGATACTACAACGCCCGTTCTGATCATTTCCGCAGATCACGGCGGCTTCTATTCCAAGCCGATGCTTTCGAATGCCCTGGCGACAGGCAAAACACCTGCCTCCATAGTCACCGCAAGCGCCGAGAAAATGGCCGAGCAGCTTAAGCTGACAATCCGCCCTTATAGCCGCGTAAGTGCTATTGATCCATCCAGCAAAACAATAACTCTACAGGATGGAGAGAAAGTTTCCTACAGCAAACTCGTTCTGGCCATGGGGGCCGATCCCATCCGCTTGCCGCTGGAAGGAGAGGGTGCGAAGGACATTCTTTCGGTCAACGATCTGGAGGATTACCAACGGCTACGCGACGCCCTGGGAGGAAAAAAGGATGTCACCATCCTTGGGGCCGGTCTGATCGGCTGTGAATTTGCAAATGATCTGGCGACAGCAGGTTATCGGGTAAGGGTAATCGATATCAGTGTCCATCCCCTGGGTCGGCTTCTGCCGCAGGCTGGAGGCGCTTTCATGCAACACAGGCTCGAAGCCGCGGGTGTCGTTTTTCACCTGGGCGCCACCGCCGAATACGTGGAACGGATCCATGAAAGTTTTCGCCTGACTCTTGCCAGCGGAGAAACGCTGCAGACCGAGATCGTGCTCTCCGCCGTCGGGCTGCGTCCCCGCATCCATCTCGCGCAGGCTGCAGGGTTGGGGGTGAACCGCGGAATAGTGGTAAATCGCTCCTTGCAGACGCACAATGAGCATATTTACGCGTTAGGCGATTGTGCAGAGGTGGAAGGCAGAGTTTTACCCTTCGTCATGCCGATCATGCATGCCGCCCGCGGGCTGGCACCGACTCTCGCTGAAACTCCCACTCCGATACGTTACCCGGCGATGCCTGTCCTGGTTAAAACACCAGCCTGCCCGGCCGTGGTATCGCCACCCGCAGCCGGCGCCCAGGGCGAATGGCTAGTGGAGGAAGATGAAAGCGGCGTGAAGGCCCTGTACAAAACCGCCGAGGGAAAACTGCTCGGCTATGCCCTGCTGGGAGCGTCAACCAAGGAAAAGAATGCTCTGGCTGCCGAGTTGCCGGCGGTAATGGAGTAG
- a CDS encoding glycosyltransferase family 4 protein, translated as MIKKEKHKTIIMLGTSPEGHGGIATVVGNYGDCGVLKKWKVKYVVTHVQGSGFAKACAAGVAMQQLLCMLVTGRIGLLHVHMSSRASTWRKSLFLLMGMVFRVPYLIHLHSPNFVDFFEHECGERRKRLIRFLLSRALYVIALSQGWAKDIKKISPAARTVILFNSVPLPAARLREKEMEESSNALCDPPLILFLGHVGKRKGTFDLIRAVALLSENFRLIIGGDGELQRAQMLSEELGVSDKILFAGWLGKAEKDHLLARAAIFVLPSYHEGVPMAILEAMSWGIPIVTTPVGGIPEVVTEGQEGLLVNSGDIVGLAHALARLLAAPSLRREFGERGRHKIESKFSIKVLQPQLEQLWIDSGVSEPEPRPEPELVMQRGEVPAPEIQPKV; from the coding sequence ATGATAAAAAAAGAAAAGCACAAGACAATCATAATGCTCGGAACATCGCCTGAAGGACATGGCGGAATCGCGACTGTGGTCGGCAACTACGGAGATTGCGGTGTCCTGAAGAAATGGAAGGTCAAATATGTAGTGACGCATGTGCAGGGCTCGGGATTTGCAAAAGCATGTGCGGCAGGAGTAGCGATGCAACAGTTACTCTGCATGCTGGTTACTGGCCGGATCGGATTGCTTCATGTGCATATGTCCTCAAGGGCAAGCACATGGAGAAAGTCACTTTTTCTGCTGATGGGGATGGTGTTTCGGGTCCCCTATCTCATTCACTTGCACAGCCCGAATTTCGTTGATTTTTTTGAGCATGAGTGCGGAGAACGTAGAAAGAGGTTAATCAGATTTCTGCTATCGCGGGCGCTATATGTTATTGCCTTATCTCAAGGTTGGGCTAAAGATATTAAGAAGATTTCTCCTGCTGCACGTACAGTAATTCTTTTTAACTCCGTACCGCTACCTGCTGCGAGGTTGCGCGAGAAAGAGATGGAAGAAAGTAGCAACGCGCTATGTGATCCTCCTCTTATATTATTTCTTGGTCATGTCGGTAAGCGTAAAGGTACATTTGACCTGATCCGAGCGGTAGCGTTACTGAGCGAAAATTTCAGGTTAATTATCGGAGGCGACGGCGAACTCCAGCGGGCGCAGATGTTGTCGGAAGAGCTGGGTGTCAGTGACAAGATTCTGTTTGCGGGGTGGCTTGGCAAAGCAGAAAAAGATCATTTGCTCGCTCGAGCAGCTATCTTTGTACTTCCTTCGTACCACGAAGGGGTGCCTATGGCGATCCTGGAAGCAATGTCCTGGGGAATTCCCATTGTAACCACCCCTGTGGGGGGCATACCCGAGGTGGTAACGGAAGGACAAGAGGGCCTACTGGTAAATTCCGGTGATATCGTAGGACTCGCACATGCGTTAGCGCGTCTGCTTGCCGCACCATCCCTTCGCCGGGAATTCGGAGAAAGAGGAAGGCACAAGATCGAGTCCAAGTTCTCTATAAAGGTTCTGCAACCGCAATTGGAACAGTTGTGGATAGACTCGGGTGTATCAGAGCCAGAGCCAAGGCCAGAGCCAGAGCTAGTGATGCAGAGAGGGGAGGTGCCTGCCCCCGAGATTCAGCCTAAAGTATGA
- a CDS encoding PEP-CTERM sorting domain-containing protein, with protein MKLNTIHFKKIAASAPLLILTLALLANPAHAVDWTEIGDAGQLLSTAQMPTGDEGRLRNIYGTISTNNDVDLFRIYISNPTTFSAGISSTSGNLDSGLILFNEGGYALYGNDDAMLGTRVSSLPAGHVNGPQGPGWYNLAIFALGTPPVSGDGFTPDHYMFPNVSSPYTQILTPTGPGGAAPLAGWAQLDDTVAISEDYRIRLSGVTVSPVPEPETYAMLLAGLGLMGTMIRRRKGFIG; from the coding sequence ATGAAGTTGAATACGATCCATTTCAAAAAAATAGCTGCTTCCGCGCCATTACTTATACTTACGTTGGCTCTTCTTGCCAATCCAGCACACGCCGTTGACTGGACTGAGATCGGTGATGCAGGGCAACTGCTGAGTACGGCACAAATGCCGACAGGTGATGAAGGCCGATTGAGAAACATTTACGGAACCATTTCGACCAATAATGATGTGGACCTGTTCAGGATCTACATTTCCAATCCCACTACATTCTCTGCGGGTATCAGCTCTACCAGTGGCAACCTTGATTCGGGACTCATTCTGTTTAACGAGGGAGGGTACGCGCTATATGGAAATGATGATGCCATGCTTGGTACGCGTGTCTCAAGCCTGCCGGCAGGCCACGTGAATGGGCCGCAGGGACCGGGCTGGTATAATCTGGCAATATTTGCCCTTGGTACGCCGCCCGTCAGCGGCGATGGTTTTACGCCCGATCACTATATGTTTCCCAATGTAAGCTCTCCTTATACCCAGATCCTTACCCCGACGGGGCCTGGAGGAGCAGCGCCGCTGGCGGGATGGGCACAATTGGACGATACGGTTGCGATCAGCGAGGATTACCGCATAAGACTTTCAGGAGTAACGGTCTCTCCGGTTCCCGAACCGGAAACCTATGCCATGCTGCTTGCCGGCCTGGGATTGATGGGAACGATGATCCGGCGGAGAAAAGGATTTATTGGCTAA
- a CDS encoding IS3-like element ISNmu3 family transposase (programmed frameshift): protein MPGAMHSASGLDRIEIVTGIERRRRWSLGEKLKAVEESRLPGMSVSYVARKYGIAPSLLFRWRKLMAEGGQEAVRSGDAVVSAAEVKELKKRIRELERVLGKKTLENEILTEAVKLAHGKKTDLAHALAATGRFAMKAIADTMGVARSRLVERMKPQEKSFRCRYNKADDAWLLPLIREIVDCRATYGYRRICALLNRKLERMGKPAVNHKRVYRIMRQNGLLLARYTGKQRVLSHEGKVITLRSNLRWCSDGFEIPCWNGQVVRVAFALDCCDREVISHVATTGGITGEMVRDLMTESVERRFGTVDLLPHRVEWLSDNGSCYTASETTAFAKDMGFISCFTPVRSPESNGMAEAFVKTFKRDYVYVHDRPDAKTVMAQLDQWFEDYNEFHPHKGLKMKSPRQFIRSQLLTASCPV, encoded by the exons ATGCCTGGTGCTATGCATAGTGCTTCAGGTTTGGATCGTATTGAAATCGTCACCGGGATCGAGCGCCGCAGGCGCTGGAGCCTGGGTGAGAAATTAAAAGCTGTTGAGGAATCCCGCTTGCCGGGCATGAGTGTCTCGTATGTGGCGCGAAAATATGGTATTGCTCCGAGCTTGTTATTTCGCTGGAGGAAGCTTATGGCTGAGGGCGGACAAGAAGCAGTGCGTAGTGGTGATGCGGTAGTGTCTGCGGCCGAGGTGAAAGAGTTGAAGAAGCGGATCCGGGAGTTGGAGCGGGTTCTGGGCAAGAAAACCCTGGAGAACGAGATTCTCACGGAAGCGGTGAAGCTTGCGCATG GAAAAAAAACTGATCTCGCGCATGCCCTTGCTGCCACCGGACGATTTGCCATGAAGGCCATTGCAGACACCATGGGTGTGGCGCGCTCCCGTCTTGTGGAACGGATGAAGCCGCAGGAAAAGTCTTTTCGTTGCCGCTACAACAAGGCTGATGATGCCTGGCTGTTGCCCTTGATCCGCGAAATTGTGGATTGCCGCGCGACCTACGGATACAGAAGGATTTGCGCTCTCCTTAACCGCAAACTGGAGAGAATGGGCAAGCCTGCTGTCAATCACAAGCGGGTCTATCGCATCATGCGCCAGAATGGCCTGCTGCTGGCCCGATATACGGGCAAACAGCGCGTGCTGTCTCATGAAGGCAAGGTCATTACCTTGCGTTCCAATTTGCGCTGGTGTTCGGATGGTTTTGAGATTCCCTGCTGGAATGGGCAAGTAGTGCGTGTTGCCTTCGCCCTGGATTGCTGTGATCGTGAAGTCATCAGCCATGTTGCCACCACTGGCGGCATTACTGGGGAAATGGTGCGCGATCTGATGACTGAATCCGTTGAGCGGCGCTTCGGCACCGTTGACCTGCTCCCACACAGGGTGGAGTGGCTCAGCGACAATGGCAGCTGTTACACCGCCAGCGAGACAACTGCTTTTGCAAAGGATATGGGCTTCATCAGCTGTTTTACTCCCGTCAGAAGTCCCGAATCCAACGGTATGGCCGAGGCCTTCGTCAAAACCTTCAAGCGGGATTACGTCTATGTCCATGATCGTCCCGACGCAAAAACCGTAATGGCGCAGCTTGACCAATGGTTCGAGGATTACAATGAATTCCATCCTCACAAGGGGCTGAAGATGAAGTCGCCAAGACAATTCATCCGCAGCCAGTTACTAACCGCATCCTGTCCGGTTTAA
- a CDS encoding response regulator transcription factor — MDWVGKGKTNAEIGSILSISEFTVRNHLYHIFQKLGVYNRTQAASKVAQTWGMRSEQHINGAPDTLFPQTNNPPLAGEL; from the coding sequence ATGGACTGGGTAGGAAAGGGAAAAACCAATGCCGAAATAGGCAGCATTCTGTCCATCAGTGAATTCACAGTAAGGAATCACCTGTACCATATCTTCCAGAAATTAGGTGTTTATAACCGGACTCAGGCTGCTTCCAAAGTCGCCCAAACTTGGGGTATGCGTTCTGAACAGCACATCAATGGAGCTCCAGACACACTTTTCCCGCAAACCAATAATCCTCCGTTAGCGGGTGAGCTTTAG
- a CDS encoding 2-hydroxy-3-oxopropionate reductase, with translation MTGRTKIGFIGLGIMGKPMASHLLRGGHTLFLHSRSGVPGELLTQGGQACSSPAEVAQNADLIITMLPDTGDVERVLFGDKGVAEGLSAGRSKGGIVMDMSTISPVETRKFAAEINELGCEYVDAPVSGGDIGARNGTLTIMVGATSSAFVQVKPVLEFMGKTITLIGPTGTGQVCKLANQIIAALTIEAVGEGLLFASKAGADVRKVRQALMGGFAYSRVLEVHGERMIERAFEPGFRVELHRKDLGLALSHARTLGVSLPGTATVQELLNACIAHGGAGWDSSALVRMLEKLANHEIETIEGSHDES, from the coding sequence ATGACGGGCAGAACGAAAATTGGTTTCATCGGTCTTGGCATCATGGGTAAGCCAATGGCGAGCCATCTGCTCAGGGGCGGTCATACCTTATTTCTGCATTCCCGCAGCGGCGTGCCGGGAGAATTGCTCACGCAGGGGGGACAAGCGTGTTCTTCGCCGGCTGAAGTCGCGCAGAACGCTGACCTTATCATTACCATGCTTCCGGACACGGGGGATGTGGAGCGGGTGCTGTTCGGTGACAAGGGGGTGGCGGAGGGATTGAGCGCGGGGCGAAGTAAAGGCGGGATCGTGATGGACATGAGTACCATCTCGCCAGTTGAGACGCGGAAATTCGCCGCTGAAATCAATGAGCTTGGGTGCGAGTACGTGGATGCCCCCGTTTCAGGCGGAGATATCGGCGCCCGGAACGGCACTCTCACCATCATGGTCGGCGCCACTTCTTCGGCCTTCGTGCAGGTGAAGCCGGTTCTCGAGTTTATGGGTAAAACGATAACCCTGATCGGTCCCACTGGCACGGGCCAGGTCTGCAAGCTTGCCAATCAGATCATCGCCGCGCTTACTATCGAAGCGGTGGGTGAAGGTTTGCTATTCGCCTCGAAAGCGGGGGCCGATGTGCGGAAAGTGCGCCAGGCATTAATGGGCGGTTTCGCTTATTCCCGCGTGCTGGAAGTACACGGCGAGCGCATGATCGAGCGCGCGTTTGAGCCGGGATTTCGCGTCGAGCTGCACCGGAAGGATCTGGGCCTTGCTTTGTCCCATGCCCGTACACTGGGCGTGAGCCTGCCCGGTACGGCGACTGTTCAGGAATTGCTGAATGCGTGCATCGCGCATGGCGGGGCCGGATGGGATAGTTCGGCCCTGGTACGGATGCTGGAAAAACTGGCGAATCATGAGATCGAGACCATCGAAGGCTCGCATGATGAATCATGA